One Entomomonas asaccharolytica DNA segment encodes these proteins:
- a CDS encoding DUF883 family protein, with protein sequence MKNLTEKDVKDTAKDIKGDFMTQFNEIINDAERLLKETAEVTDGKTTELREQLTSKIKDMRDSMGEHVMPFCKKGKEAFEVTDEYVKAHPWVSVGVAAATAFVVAHFCRRH encoded by the coding sequence ATGAAAAATTTAACAGAAAAAGATGTAAAAGATACTGCAAAAGATATCAAAGGTGATTTCATGACCCAGTTTAATGAAATTATTAATGATGCAGAGCGTCTTTTAAAAGAAACAGCAGAAGTAACTGATGGTAAAACCACTGAATTACGTGAGCAATTAACTAGCAAAATTAAAGATATGCGTGACTCTATGGGTGAGCATGTAATGCCATTTTGTAAGAAAGGTAAAGAAGCTTTTGAAGTAACCGATGAGTATGTCAAAGCACATCCATGGGTATCAGTAGGTGTTGCCGCTGCCACAGCGTTTGTTGTTGCTCATTTTTGTCGTCGCCATTAA
- the clpA gene encoding ATP-dependent Clp protease ATP-binding subunit ClpA, giving the protein MLNKALEETINAAFREASLKRHEFITVEHLLLALLDNEDAARVLQACKIDLKKLAKELAEFIEQTTPRIADTDKDTQTDATLGFHRVLQRAVFHMQSSGKNEVSGINVLVAIFSETESQAVYLLKKQGITRLDVVSYVSHGIGKTDIEDVTGEEIKEESPDNVVEKKPLEAYATNLNELAEQGLIDPLVGREQEVERVAQILARRRKNNPLLVGEAGVGKTAIVEGLAKRIVDGQVPELLKGSVIYSLDLGALLAGTKYRGDFEKRFKAVLKDLKKRTDAILFIDEIHTIIGAGATTGGAMDASNLLKPALSSGQIRCVGSTTFKEYRGIFEKDHALSRRFQKVDVVEPSVADTIRILQGLKSRFEEHHHIAYTDEALKAAAELAARHISDRHMPDKAIDVIDEAGAYQQLQVADERVKCIDVPQVEAIIAKMARVPSKSVNASDKELLRNLERDLKLTVFGQDAAISSLASAIKLSRAGLKAPDKPVGSFLFVGPTGVGKTEVAKQLSRALGIELIRFDMSEYMEQHSVSRLIGAPPGYVGFDEGGLLVEAITKTPHCVLLLDEIEKAHPAIFNLLLQVMDHGTLTDNNGRKADFRNVVLIMTSNAGAQSAARASIGFAQQDHSTDTMEVVKKAFSPEFRNRLDAIIQFGRLSDDVLKSIVDKFLVELQVQLEEKQVQLEISEQARSWLAKNGYDPQMGARPMARLIQEKLKRPLAEEILFGKLAEQGGIVHVDMSNDQLTFNIEQIVEPA; this is encoded by the coding sequence ATGTTAAATAAAGCGCTTGAAGAAACCATTAATGCGGCTTTTCGTGAAGCTAGCTTGAAACGTCATGAGTTTATTACAGTAGAACATCTGTTATTAGCTTTGTTAGATAACGAAGATGCTGCCAGAGTGTTGCAAGCTTGTAAGATTGATCTTAAAAAACTGGCGAAAGAGCTAGCAGAATTTATAGAGCAAACCACGCCACGTATTGCTGATACCGATAAAGACACCCAAACCGATGCAACGTTGGGATTTCACCGTGTATTACAGCGCGCAGTCTTTCATATGCAAAGTTCTGGTAAAAATGAAGTCAGTGGTATCAATGTGTTAGTCGCTATTTTTAGCGAAACGGAAAGCCAAGCTGTTTATTTATTGAAAAAACAAGGTATCACCCGTTTAGATGTGGTGAGCTATGTTTCACATGGTATTGGTAAAACCGATATTGAAGATGTCACTGGCGAAGAAATTAAAGAAGAATCACCAGACAATGTGGTAGAGAAGAAGCCTCTTGAAGCCTATGCGACAAACTTAAATGAATTGGCAGAACAAGGATTAATTGATCCTTTGGTGGGTAGAGAACAAGAAGTTGAACGGGTGGCTCAGATATTGGCACGTCGTCGTAAGAATAATCCTCTATTGGTGGGTGAGGCAGGGGTTGGTAAAACAGCCATTGTTGAGGGGTTAGCAAAACGTATTGTCGATGGACAAGTACCCGAACTATTAAAAGGCAGTGTTATTTATTCCTTAGATTTAGGGGCTTTATTAGCAGGTACTAAGTATCGTGGTGATTTTGAAAAACGTTTTAAAGCGGTACTCAAAGATTTGAAAAAACGCACCGATGCGATTTTATTTATCGATGAAATTCATACCATAATTGGTGCTGGTGCTACTACAGGTGGTGCAATGGATGCGTCTAACTTGCTGAAACCTGCACTGAGTAGTGGTCAAATTCGTTGTGTGGGTTCAACCACCTTTAAAGAATATCGTGGTATTTTTGAGAAGGATCATGCTTTATCACGTCGTTTCCAGAAAGTAGATGTTGTTGAACCTTCAGTGGCTGATACTATTCGTATTTTGCAAGGTCTGAAATCGCGTTTCGAGGAACACCATCATATTGCCTATACCGATGAAGCCCTTAAAGCGGCTGCGGAATTAGCAGCACGGCATATTTCAGACCGCCATATGCCAGATAAGGCGATTGATGTAATCGATGAGGCTGGTGCCTATCAGCAGTTACAAGTAGCTGATGAGAGGGTGAAGTGTATCGATGTTCCACAAGTGGAAGCTATTATTGCAAAAATGGCGCGGGTACCATCAAAAAGTGTTAATGCCTCAGATAAAGAATTACTCCGCAACTTAGAACGTGATCTTAAGTTAACTGTATTTGGGCAAGATGCTGCAATCAGTTCATTAGCTTCGGCTATTAAACTTTCTCGCGCTGGCTTAAAAGCACCTGATAAGCCTGTAGGATCATTTTTATTTGTTGGGCCTACAGGGGTAGGTAAAACAGAGGTTGCCAAACAGTTAAGTCGCGCATTAGGTATTGAGCTAATTCGCTTTGATATGTCTGAATATATGGAGCAGCATTCTGTTTCTCGTCTAATTGGTGCGCCTCCAGGCTATGTAGGTTTTGATGAGGGGGGATTGTTAGTAGAAGCCATCACCAAAACGCCTCATTGTGTATTGTTGTTAGATGAAATTGAAAAAGCACACCCTGCAATCTTTAATTTATTGTTGCAAGTCATGGATCATGGCACCTTAACCGATAATAATGGACGTAAGGCTGATTTTAGAAATGTTGTCTTGATTATGACTTCTAATGCAGGCGCTCAATCTGCTGCTAGGGCATCGATTGGTTTTGCTCAGCAAGATCATTCAACCGATACCATGGAAGTGGTTAAGAAAGCATTTTCGCCTGAGTTCCGTAACCGCTTAGATGCGATTATTCAGTTTGGTCGTTTAAGTGATGATGTATTGAAGAGTATTGTGGATAAATTCTTGGTGGAATTACAGGTACAACTAGAGGAAAAACAAGTACAACTTGAGATTTCTGAGCAAGCTAGAAGTTGGTTAGCGAAAAATGGTTACGATCCGCAAATGGGTGCGAGACCAATGGCTCGTTTAATTCAAGAAAAATTAAAACGTCCGCTTGCTGAAGAAATTTTATTTGGCAAGTTAGCGGAGCAAGGTGGTATTGTTCACGTTGATATGAGTAACGATCAATTAACCTTTAATATCGAGCAAATTGTTGAACCTGCGTAG
- a CDS encoding deoxyguanosinetriphosphate triphosphohydrolase, with protein sequence MNWQLLLSPERLGKTVLSPDELGRSPFHKDYDRVVFSGAFRRLGRKTQVHPVSSNDLIHTRLTHSLEVASVGRSLGMLVGELLKDELPEWCLPIDLGVIVQSACLAHDIGNPPFGHSGEDAFRYWFSQAASKGWFDCMNEVELADFLNFEGNAQGFRILTQLEYHQNEGGMRLTYATLGSYLKYPWTSRYAEAEGYKKCKFGCYQSELPLLQQIADKLGLPQISPQRWQRHPLVYLLEVADDICYGLIDLEDGIEMDLLAYEEVEALLLDLVSERNPNLNKQLDTTSSRRRKLAILRGKAIDHLTNAAAEAFIKQQAVLLRGELVGDLAEYMDTASKECILKAKKIAREKIFQDKQKTLHEIGAYTTLEILLNSFCGAAVELHNKGTLSFKNKRIFDLLGHDVPTTNWTLYQSVMRMIDFIAGMTDNYATEMAKEMTGRSSPI encoded by the coding sequence TTGAATTGGCAATTATTATTATCTCCTGAGAGATTAGGTAAAACAGTATTAAGCCCAGATGAATTAGGGCGTAGTCCGTTTCATAAGGATTATGATCGCGTGGTTTTCTCTGGCGCATTTCGTCGTCTAGGGCGTAAAACGCAGGTACATCCTGTGTCTAGCAATGATCTTATTCATACCCGTTTAACCCATAGTTTAGAGGTGGCATCGGTTGGTCGTTCACTGGGTATGCTAGTGGGTGAGTTATTAAAAGATGAGTTACCCGAATGGTGTTTACCTATTGATTTGGGGGTTATTGTGCAGTCTGCCTGTTTAGCCCATGATATTGGTAACCCGCCTTTTGGGCATTCAGGTGAAGATGCCTTTCGCTATTGGTTTTCACAGGCAGCCAGTAAAGGTTGGTTTGACTGTATGAATGAGGTAGAACTTGCAGACTTTCTCAATTTTGAAGGCAATGCTCAAGGTTTTCGTATTCTAACCCAGCTAGAGTATCATCAAAATGAAGGCGGTATGCGTTTGACGTATGCCACTTTAGGAAGTTATCTAAAATACCCTTGGACATCGCGCTATGCAGAAGCAGAAGGATATAAGAAGTGTAAGTTTGGTTGTTATCAAAGTGAGCTACCTTTATTACAACAAATAGCAGATAAATTAGGCTTACCACAGATTTCTCCACAACGTTGGCAACGTCATCCGCTGGTGTATTTATTGGAGGTGGCGGATGATATCTGTTATGGGTTGATTGATCTTGAAGATGGTATAGAAATGGATCTGTTAGCTTATGAGGAGGTTGAAGCTTTATTGTTGGATTTAGTCAGTGAACGTAATCCTAACCTTAATAAGCAATTAGATACTACCAGTAGTCGCAGACGTAAATTGGCTATTTTGCGTGGTAAAGCAATTGACCATTTAACCAATGCTGCCGCAGAGGCTTTTATTAAACAACAAGCTGTTTTATTGCGCGGCGAGTTAGTGGGTGATTTGGCAGAGTATATGGATACTGCCAGTAAAGAATGTATCTTAAAAGCAAAAAAAATTGCACGAGAAAAAATATTTCAAGATAAGCAAAAAACCTTGCATGAGATAGGGGCTTATACTACGTTGGAAATTTTACTTAATAGTTTTTGTGGTGCTGCTGTTGAATTACATAATAAAGGTACGTTGTCATTTAAGAATAAGCGTATTTTTGATTTATTAGGTCATGATGTGCCCACAACAAATTGGACGCTCTATCAATCCGTTATGCGCATGATCGATTTTATTGCAGGCATGACTGATAACTATGCCACAGAAATGGCAAAAGAAATGACTGGGCGGTCTAGCCCAATCTAG
- a CDS encoding MFS transporter gives MNQQQAAVNSHNKLFLSIILMVSCAHLMNDLIQSMLTATYPLLEEKFRLSFAQIGCISLVYQITASILQPAIGLYTDKHPRPYLLPLGMASTTCGLIMLALASNFSLLLVSAAFLGVGSSTFHPEASRVARNASGGKFGFAQSAFQVGGNFGSSLGPLLVSFIVLRHNQQSYILWFVVFGIAGILLLMRISAWSAKHLKASKGRAPMDLTLPFSKQKTILALSILGILIFSKYFYMASMSNYYSFYLIEKFNLSKDHAVLFLFLFLASVAVGTFAGGPIGDRIGRKYVIWFSILGAAPFTIALPFANLFWTGVLSVLIGLIISSAFAAIVVYAQELIPGRVGMIAGLFFGFMFGMSGIAAAVLGYIADQTSLQHIFQFCAFLPLLGVLTLFLPDVESYLKKQLYVK, from the coding sequence ATGAATCAACAACAAGCTGCTGTTAATAGCCATAACAAACTGTTTTTATCCATTATTCTAATGGTTAGCTGTGCCCATTTAATGAATGACCTCATTCAATCAATGCTCACTGCTACTTATCCACTGCTAGAAGAAAAGTTTCGTTTAAGTTTTGCACAAATAGGCTGTATTAGCCTTGTTTATCAAATTACTGCCTCTATCCTACAGCCAGCCATTGGCCTTTACACTGACAAACACCCCAGACCTTATCTATTACCGCTGGGTATGGCTTCTACTACTTGTGGTTTAATTATGTTAGCCTTAGCCAGTAATTTTTCTTTATTACTGGTGTCAGCTGCCTTTTTAGGGGTTGGTTCCTCTACTTTTCACCCCGAAGCCTCTCGTGTAGCACGTAATGCTTCTGGTGGCAAATTCGGCTTTGCGCAATCGGCTTTCCAAGTGGGTGGAAACTTTGGCTCATCACTTGGACCCTTGTTAGTCAGCTTTATTGTGTTAAGACACAACCAACAAAGCTATATTTTATGGTTTGTTGTATTTGGTATTGCAGGTATCCTATTACTTATGCGCATTAGTGCTTGGAGTGCCAAGCATCTAAAAGCAAGCAAAGGGCGCGCACCAATGGATTTAACCTTGCCCTTTAGTAAGCAAAAAACCATACTCGCGCTATCTATTTTAGGTATTTTAATTTTCTCGAAATATTTCTATATGGCTAGTATGAGTAACTATTATTCATTTTATTTAATAGAAAAATTTAATCTTTCCAAAGATCACGCGGTACTTTTTTTATTCTTATTTTTAGCCTCTGTGGCAGTTGGTACTTTTGCTGGTGGCCCAATTGGCGATCGGATTGGTCGTAAATATGTAATTTGGTTTTCTATCCTTGGGGCTGCTCCCTTTACCATAGCACTGCCCTTCGCCAATCTATTTTGGACAGGCGTATTAAGTGTACTGATTGGTCTTATTATTTCTTCTGCCTTTGCAGCTATTGTAGTTTATGCTCAAGAATTAATACCTGGTCGAGTAGGTATGATTGCAGGCTTATTCTTTGGCTTTATGTTTGGCATGAGCGGTATTGCTGCGGCGGTATTAGGCTATATTGCTGACCAAACAAGCTTACAACATATTTTTCAATTCTGTGCTTTTTTGCCCTTATTAGGCGTTTTAACCCTGTTTTTACCTGATGTAGAAAGTTATCTTAAAAAACAACTCTACGTTAAATAA
- a CDS encoding DUF883 family protein — translation MENKLATETQQLTVIDETEKANKQEPSLNVLMILDNIEKLLTSTEKGAVLHHKMAGYLDEIKPLLNNPDIKIPDKGKEILNKANDFVQKRPLTTLGIAAGAGVLLALLAGHKK, via the coding sequence ATGGAAAATAAATTAGCAACAGAGACTCAACAGCTTACCGTGATTGATGAGACAGAAAAAGCTAATAAACAAGAGCCTTCATTAAATGTACTAATGATTCTCGATAATATTGAAAAATTATTAACCAGTACCGAAAAAGGCGCAGTATTGCACCATAAGATGGCTGGTTATTTAGATGAAATCAAACCTTTATTAAATAACCCAGATATTAAAATACCTGACAAAGGTAAAGAGATATTAAATAAGGCCAACGATTTTGTGCAAAAACGTCCATTAACTACCTTGGGTATTGCTGCCGGGGCTGGAGTGTTATTAGCATTATTAGCAGGACATAAAAAATAA
- a CDS encoding phage holin family protein, producing MDAHKASEPNKPSQEGLIRAIFNLLSSHVSLFVIELQEAKDFTWSYFVHVAIIVVCSVLFFIMFSVGIIAYFWDSYRLTAILGLLGSYLLIIMIALINLVRIKKKTKLFTSSKEELLKDKEELLP from the coding sequence ATGGATGCACACAAAGCGTCCGAGCCTAATAAACCCTCGCAAGAGGGGCTTATTAGAGCGATATTTAACTTATTAAGTAGTCATGTCTCTTTATTTGTTATTGAATTACAAGAGGCAAAGGATTTTACTTGGAGTTATTTTGTACACGTTGCCATTATAGTAGTGTGTAGTGTCTTATTCTTTATTATGTTTTCTGTTGGGATTATTGCCTATTTTTGGGATAGTTACCGACTGACAGCAATTTTAGGATTATTAGGCAGTTATCTTTTGATAATTATGATTGCTTTAATTAATTTAGTGCGTATTAAAAAGAAAACGAAACTTTTTACAAGTAGTAAAGAGGAGTTGTTAAAGGATAAAGAGGAATTGCTACCATGA